Proteins found in one Alicyclobacillus cycloheptanicus genomic segment:
- a CDS encoding MalY/PatB family protein codes for MTYSFDQVISREHSASAKWDGRKGKFGTEDVLPMWVADMDFASPPSVIEALARRVQHGVFGYTIRDKGYDDAIVGWFARRHQWAVEPAWVSHAPGVVPALNYLIQALTETGDGIIIQTPVYHPFARLIRSHHRTLIESPLLEREGRYEMDFDDFEQKAAAGAKLFILCSPHNPVGRVWTRAELERVGEICVRHGVTVIADEIHCDLVYTPHRHIPFASISDEFAMHAVTTVAPSKTFNIAGLNMAVVIAKNPGLRDAYRQMLALQSAASIPALGLEALKAAYNGGDEWLDALLDYLQGNLQLLKERLAPYAPKVKVVEPEGTYLVWLDFRGLGLAREELDKFIVHDAKVGLEPGHIYGQEGAGFQRINIGCPRALLVEGLDRLTAALDRRSSDNT; via the coding sequence ATGACGTACTCGTTTGACCAGGTCATCTCACGCGAACACTCGGCCTCCGCGAAGTGGGACGGCCGTAAGGGCAAGTTTGGGACGGAAGACGTCCTCCCGATGTGGGTTGCCGACATGGACTTTGCGTCTCCGCCGAGTGTCATTGAGGCGCTGGCGCGGCGCGTCCAGCACGGCGTGTTTGGGTACACGATTCGTGACAAGGGGTATGACGATGCGATTGTCGGCTGGTTTGCCAGGCGCCATCAGTGGGCGGTGGAACCGGCGTGGGTGTCGCATGCGCCGGGCGTGGTGCCTGCGCTCAACTACCTGATTCAAGCCTTGACCGAAACGGGCGACGGCATCATCATTCAAACGCCGGTGTACCATCCGTTTGCGCGGTTGATTCGCAGCCACCACCGCACCCTCATCGAGAGCCCGCTGCTGGAGCGGGAGGGTCGGTACGAGATGGATTTTGACGACTTCGAACAGAAGGCCGCCGCAGGTGCCAAATTGTTTATTTTGTGCAGTCCGCACAACCCGGTGGGCAGGGTCTGGACCCGGGCGGAACTGGAGCGGGTCGGTGAGATTTGTGTCCGGCACGGCGTGACCGTGATTGCCGACGAGATTCACTGCGACCTGGTGTACACGCCGCATCGCCACATCCCGTTTGCATCCATTTCGGACGAATTTGCGATGCATGCCGTCACGACCGTCGCACCGAGCAAGACGTTCAACATCGCGGGCCTCAATATGGCGGTGGTGATCGCCAAGAATCCGGGGCTGCGCGACGCGTACCGTCAGATGCTGGCGCTTCAGTCCGCGGCATCCATCCCGGCCTTGGGCCTGGAAGCGCTGAAGGCGGCGTACAACGGCGGGGACGAGTGGCTCGACGCGCTGCTGGACTATCTGCAGGGAAACCTGCAGCTGCTCAAGGAGCGGCTTGCGCCGTACGCGCCCAAGGTCAAGGTGGTCGAGCCGGAAGGGACGTACTTGGTGTGGCTTGACTTCCGCGGGCTGGGACTTGCGCGCGAAGAACTGGACAAGTTCATTGTCCACGACGCCAAGGTGGGCCTCGAACCGGGGCACATCTACGGACAGGAAGGCGCCGGTTTCCAGCGCATCAACATCGGGTGCCCGCGTGCCTTGTTGGTGGAAGGGCTAGATCGGCTGACGGCCGCGTTGGATCGACGGTCATCGGACAACACTTGA
- a CDS encoding acyl-CoA dehydrogenase family protein: MTEEHTKGSEYALDQPGSNPYSFDTFLEQRDGFDYYNDDEFLRDLVAHYAGDEAARIHETASVLSHKVRTRWRALSEQAARPEYHPRLLHYDAYNHRIDRVVRSLETETLEREIFAEALFSNRVTPWEMFVKRFVINQLGEFGVVCPMTCTEGLIGILELLGDPSHSELARILRHCKEGIDGEFGVGAQFMTEIQGGSDLPANRVEAVADGAAYRIYGKKFFTSVAHADYAVLTARVKGTDHIGVFVVPSWLPGDKARERRNGFEIQRLKWKMGTTELPTGEIEYKGALAYPVGPLHRGLANAVGIVLTLSRLSIGIASAAMMTRAAREARMYAEFRTVFGRRIVDYPLSARELNWLDDMAKRTTAGAFAVFDLYLRCGGRQALAARTDMSLAERKRQWQLRELILLQKVCAAGQTVDVVRKAMSIFGGHGVMEDFSALPRLLRDAAVNELWEGPKNLLLTQVYRDLQRAASWYDTKEFIADVLAGADASLTADLGERFAQLLAEPVLGDVDEGSITAAAAWEQCCTELFAAYQQLALQSVTAVRVSP; encoded by the coding sequence GTGACAGAAGAACATACCAAGGGTTCCGAGTACGCGCTGGACCAGCCTGGTTCGAACCCGTACTCGTTTGACACCTTCCTGGAACAACGAGACGGCTTTGACTATTACAACGATGATGAGTTTTTGAGAGATTTGGTGGCACATTATGCGGGTGACGAAGCCGCGCGGATTCATGAAACCGCCTCCGTCCTGTCGCACAAGGTACGCACCCGCTGGCGGGCGTTGTCCGAGCAGGCTGCGCGGCCGGAGTATCACCCCCGCCTGCTGCACTATGACGCGTACAATCACCGTATCGACCGCGTCGTCCGGTCGCTCGAAACCGAGACGCTGGAACGGGAAATTTTTGCGGAAGCGCTGTTTTCGAACCGGGTCACCCCTTGGGAAATGTTCGTGAAACGATTCGTCATCAACCAGCTCGGGGAGTTCGGCGTGGTTTGCCCGATGACCTGCACCGAGGGCCTGATTGGCATCCTCGAACTCCTGGGCGACCCCAGCCATTCCGAACTTGCGCGCATTCTGCGCCACTGTAAAGAAGGCATCGACGGCGAATTCGGCGTCGGCGCGCAGTTCATGACCGAAATTCAGGGCGGATCCGACCTTCCGGCCAACCGGGTCGAGGCCGTCGCGGACGGCGCGGCCTATCGTATCTATGGCAAAAAATTCTTCACCTCCGTCGCGCACGCCGATTACGCGGTCCTCACGGCGCGGGTGAAGGGGACCGACCACATTGGCGTGTTTGTCGTTCCCTCCTGGCTGCCGGGGGACAAGGCGCGGGAGCGCCGCAACGGCTTTGAAATTCAGCGCTTGAAATGGAAGATGGGGACGACTGAACTCCCGACAGGGGAGATTGAGTACAAGGGAGCGCTGGCCTATCCGGTCGGACCGCTCCACCGCGGCCTTGCCAATGCCGTCGGCATCGTCCTGACCCTTTCGCGGTTGTCCATTGGCATCGCCAGTGCCGCGATGATGACGCGCGCCGCGCGCGAAGCCCGGATGTACGCTGAATTTCGCACGGTGTTTGGCCGCCGGATTGTCGATTACCCGCTGTCTGCGCGGGAACTGAACTGGCTGGACGACATGGCCAAACGCACGACGGCGGGTGCGTTCGCGGTCTTTGACTTGTATCTCCGGTGCGGAGGGCGCCAAGCGCTGGCCGCGCGCACTGACATGTCCCTGGCGGAACGCAAACGCCAGTGGCAGCTGCGGGAGCTGATTCTGCTGCAGAAGGTGTGTGCGGCAGGGCAGACCGTGGATGTGGTGCGCAAAGCGATGTCCATCTTTGGCGGTCATGGCGTCATGGAGGACTTTTCCGCGCTGCCGCGGCTGCTCCGGGACGCAGCCGTCAACGAGCTGTGGGAAGGGCCCAAAAACCTGTTGCTCACGCAGGTCTACCGTGATCTGCAGCGCGCCGCTTCGTGGTACGATACAAAGGAGTTCATTGCGGACGTGCTGGCTGGCGCGGACGCGTCGTTGACTGCCGACCTTGGCGAACGCTTTGCGCAGCTGTTGGCCGAGCCGGTGCTGGGCGATGTCGATGAGGGGTCCATCACGGCGGCAGCGGCGTGGGAACAGTGCTGCACGGAGCTCTTCGCCGCGTATCAGCAGCTGGCGCTTCAGTCCGTCACGGCGGTACGGGTCTCACCGTGA